In the genome of Massilia sp. W12, the window TATGGCCGCCGCGAGGTGCGGCAGCAGGGGAAGACTTGGGCGGCGGCACAGGATCGTAACCGCCGTCATTCCAGGGATGGCAGCGGCAGATGCGGCGCAGGCTGAGCCAGCCGCCACGGCGCGCGCCATGGACGCAGAGCGCTTCCAGAGCGTAATTGGAACAACTGGGATAAAAACGGCAGCTGCGCGGCAACAGCGGGCTGATGCACAGCTGATAAGCGCGCACCGCCAGGCGCAGCAGGCGCGCCGGCAGTTGCAGCAGAAATTCAGTCGGAGGCATGACGGGGCTTTTCCACTCTTTGGAACAGACGCGCCAATTCCGCCCGTAACTCCGCTTTTAAAGCGTCGTTGCAGGCGGGGCCGGACTTGCTGTTGACCGGTTTGGACAGGCGCAGCAGGCAATCAAGCGGTGGCAGATCAAGCGTGCGGAACAACTCGCGCGCTGCACGTTTGATCGTATTGCGCGTCACCGCGCGCGGCGCAAAGCGTTTCGCCACCACCAGCCCGAGACGGGCGTGGGGCAGCGCCTTGTCCTGTGTATACAGCACAAAATGTGCAGACTTACAGGCAGGGCGCAAACGAAAAACGGATGAAAATTCATCCGTTTTCAATAGCCTGTGCTCACGCGGAAATGCTTGCGTGTGCTGCGCTGGCGTTTCAGGCCTGTTCACGCGGCATGGGCCGTCGCTTATACGGCCAGGCGCTTGCGGCCTTTACCGCGACGTGCATTCAGCACAGCGCGGCCGCCACGGGTGGCCATACGGGAACGGAAGCCATGGGTGCGCTTACGGCGCACGACGGAAGGTTGATAAGTACGTTTCATGTTGGGTCTCGCTGGAGCTAAAAAAATACTGTCATTAAGCGGCTTGCCTGCTGGCCTGCCACCCGAAAACGGCGCTATCCGGCCCGTTTCACGCGCACCCGGGCGCTTCACCCTTAACGTGCATCAACATGGCGGACACAGAACCGGGGATTAGACAACATAAGCCCTTGTTCTGTCAAGGCGTTTGCCGGAATTTTTCGGAATTCTGCTGTAAAAAGCACGGAATGCCCGGGAAAAGTGCAGCAAAATACCACAATTTCTGCATTTGTGCGCGCAGGTTTTTTCGCAACAAATGCATAAATTCGATGCGGCGCCTGTGGATAACTTTGTTGAAAAAGGGTAAGATAGCGGGTTACGTGCGTTGCGCCGGAGCTGGCGCGCATGGC includes:
- the yidD gene encoding membrane protein insertion efficiency factor YidD, producing the protein MPPTEFLLQLPARLLRLAVRAYQLCISPLLPRSCRFYPSCSNYALEALCVHGARRGGWLSLRRICRCHPWNDGGYDPVPPPKSSPAAAPRGGHTS
- the rnpA gene encoding ribonuclease P protein component codes for the protein MNRPETPAQHTQAFPREHRLLKTDEFSSVFRLRPACKSAHFVLYTQDKALPHARLGLVVAKRFAPRAVTRNTIKRAARELFRTLDLPPLDCLLRLSKPVNSKSGPACNDALKAELRAELARLFQRVEKPRHASD
- the rpmH gene encoding 50S ribosomal protein L34, whose translation is MKRTYQPSVVRRKRTHGFRSRMATRGGRAVLNARRGKGRKRLAV